The Spirochaetota bacterium DNA segment GGTATTCATTTCCATGAAATAGAACTTGCCTTTGGTATAAATGAATTCTATGGTTCCGGCGTTTGTATAATTTATTGCTTTCGCTATTTTTACCGCTACATCGCCCATATTTTTTCTTAACTCATCTGTCATAACCGGAGATGGCGCTTCTTCTATAAGTTTTTGATGGCGTCGCTGAATCGAACATTCTCTTTCTCCAAGATGCACAACATTTCCGTACTTGTCGGCAATAATCTGGAATTCAATATGTCTTGGCTCTTCAACATATTTTTCAATAAAAACAGACGGATCCCCAAACGCTGATCCTGCTGTAGCTTTCGACTGTTCTATTGCAATTAAAAGTTCTTCGGGATTATTGGCAATTCGCATTCCAATGCCCCCGCCCCCGGCCGCAGCTTTAATGATTACAGGATAACCTATTTCGGAAGATATTTTCTTCGCTAATTCAATATCTTTTACCTCATCAACAGTTCCCGGAACCACGGGGGCGCCTGCTTCCGCAACTGTTTTTCTGGCTATAATTTTATTGCCCATTAGCTCGATAACCCTGCTCGACGGGCCAATAAAAATGATACCTTCTTTTTCACACGAATAAGCAAAATTGGGGTTTTCGGACAAAAAACCATATCCGGGATGTATCGCCGAAGCATCGCATTTCTTTGCAATAGCAATTATTTTCTTAATGTTAAGATACGTTTCCTTAACATTGTTTCCCCCCAAGGGGTATGCTTCATCGGCATATTTTGCGTGTAAAGCATGAGTATCAACATCAGAATAAATGGCTACAGTTTTAATTCCAAGCTCTCTTGCAGCACGCATTATTCTTATTGCT contains these protein-coding regions:
- a CDS encoding acetyl-CoA carboxylase biotin carboxylase subunit, translating into MIKKILIANRSEIAIRIMRAARELGIKTVAIYSDVDTHALHAKYADEAYPLGGNNVKETYLNIKKIIAIAKKCDASAIHPGYGFLSENPNFAYSCEKEGIIFIGPSSRVIELMGNKIIARKTVAEAGAPVVPGTVDEVKDIELAKKISSEIGYPVIIKAAAGGGGIGMRIANNPEELLIAIEQSKATAGSAFGDPSVFIEKYVEEPRHIEFQIIADKYGNVVHLGERECSIQRRHQKLIEEAPSPVMTDELRKNMGDVAVKIAKAINYTNAGTIEFIYTKGKFYFMEMNTRIQVEHAITEVITGIDIVKHQILIAAGEKLPFEQDDIKIYGHAIECRINAEDPLNNFAPSPAKLKGYRSPGGVGIRIDSGVFSSYTIPAYYDSMISKLIACGKDRNEAIERMKRALYEYIIVGPKTNIPFHKAVMSNDMFVKGDLSTHFISEQQTILSQTMNIIIDEQSLQKKLKSIFRSEMKTAAITAAVESYIKTN